The Sulfuricurvum sp. IAE1 DNA window CCGTAATACTCCGCCATAAAAGCCGCCGTGCGCATCTGATGTTCCGCATAACATCCGGACGCAACGGCGGTTATGCCCAGCGTTTCAAACGCGGGCCGATCGACCGCCTCGACCACCGTCCCCTCCATCGCCCGACCCGAAAGGGTTGCACCGACGACGTCCCCTTTTTCAAGCGGCGCATCGTGCGAATAAGTGAGCGGTTCAAGCGGGGAGCCCAGCAGGGCGATGCGGTAAAAATGCACGGTTATCTTTGCTTTATCAGGAAATGGTGAAAATTCAGTCGGTCAGACTTTGGCACAGGGCCGAGGCACGATCGCACGAGAACGTCCCGTTGGCGCGGGTATAGGTGAACGTCGCCGTCCCCCCCGCTGCCTGGTAGGTGTAGGTATTCGCCCCCGTTTTCATCCAATGACCCGGTCTGTTCGCCGATACGATCCCATAGGTTAAGATGCCGTTGTTGTTAAACAACGTCACCCCTTCGGTGTTTTCGGCCGCGCCGTCGAGCGATGCGATAAACGTCGTATCCCCCGTCAGTAAGCGCCCCTGCCGTTCGCTGATGATCCCGGCGCGTATCGCGGCGACGTCGCTGCGCCCTTTCGAGACATGGGCATCATCGCGGGTCGCACCCAATCTGGGGATGGCAATCGCCGCGAGAATCCCCAGCACAACGATCACAAATACCAGTTCGATCATCGTAAACGCATTTCTTTTTTTCATGCTAACACCTGCTGTGGGGCTGATTTAAAGTAAAATCGGCATATCAATCTGTTCGATATCATACATCCCGATTATACTTTATAAGAGGTTAAAAGAGGGATGTTTTTCCGGCTCGAAAAGCCGAAAAAACAGTAGTACTTAGATCTATCAGCGAGTAACTTGCTGTCCGCCGACGACGTGAGCACCGTTTACGCTGGCATCAATGGTACCGGTAATCGTCAATGTATTCCCGGCAATTGTTGCAGTACCAGCCGCCAGATCGTTCGCAGCTGCGCACGATTCGATCGTTGTAAGATCAGTCGGTACTGTCCCGGTTGCCTGCGCTACCGATGCAACGTCACTGATACATGTTCTTGCGTTCGCAAGCAATGCCGATTGTGTCGCATCGTCACGCGTTGCCGCCAGACGGGGAATCGCAACCGCCGCCAAAATACCCAGAATAACGATCACGAAGATCAACTCGATCATAGTAAAACCAGAACGTTTCATGGTTTACTCCTTTTGTATGAATGAAATGTGCATTACCCTTGTAACGCTACAGTGATTATGAACCCATTTTTCTTAGAAAATGTTGAATTTAAACAGAAACCGACAATCCTTGATGTGACAGTAAGGGTTCAACGAGAGTGTGGCATAATAACCGAAACGACGCAGGAGAAAATCATGAAAATAGCCGTTCCCGTAGTGGATGAAACACTCAAAATGGCCGGCAATGCGGGACATACCCCCTACTTTGCGGTCTTCAATCTCAGCGGGGGGATGTTCAAAAGCTTTACCCTCGAAGGGCTCAGAGCCAACCCGAAAGTCGCGGGGGAAGAGGATCACCACCACGACCACGACGCACCCCACACATGCGATCACGACGATGACGACGTCGAACACATCCGCGCCCACGACACGATGGCCGAAGCGATCGAAGACTGCGACTATCTCGTTGTCAAAATGGCGTGCAAAAACACCGCCAAAAGCATGAGCAACGTCGGCGTGAAACTCCAAAAATACAACGGGAGCGAAGCCCTCGCCCCGAAAATCCTCACCGAATTGGCCCCTCAGTTCAAATAATCCGCCGCTTTAATTCTCGTTTATAAATTGGAGGCGTATAATTCGCCCCGTAAACGGAGCGGCTCGCTTCAAATTTTCGCTGACCGTACAGTACGGCGGCGAACCCAAAAGGCAAAACAACACCATGATTTCCGCAGAGATTGAGACGTTAGGCATAAAAAACACCGGGAAAATTTTCCACAACCTCAGTTACGATGAATTGATCGAACACGAACTCGCGAACGGTGAATGTCACCTCGCCAGTAACGGCGCTACGATGGTCGATACCGGTATCTTTACCGGCCGAAGCCCCAAAGACAAATATTTTGTCGACCGCGACCCCTCGAACAAATACATTGCGTGGGGCGACGTCAACAAAAAAGTCGACAAAGCCGTTTTCGACGAACTGCTGGTAGTGGCCCGCGAACAACTCTCCAACAAAGATCTCTACGTCACCGACGTTTTCTGCGGCTCGAGCCTTTCGAGCAAACGCTCCGTCCGATTTGTCTCCGAAATCGCATGGCAGTCCCATTTTGTCAAAAACATGTTTATCCGCCCTACGGAAAAAGAGCTCGAAGGTTTCTCTCCCGACTTCACCGTTCTCAATGCGTGTAAAGCGGTCAACGAGAAATGGAAGAACCACGGACTCAATTCCGAAGTATTCGTCCTCTTCAGCGTCGAAGACAATCTCTGCATCATCGGCGGAACCTGGTACGGCGGTGAGATGAAAAAAGGGATTTTCTCGATGATGAACTACTGGCTTCCCCTCGAAGGAAAGCTCCCGATGCACTGTTCGGCCAACGTAGGGCCCGAGGGAGACACCTGCTTGTTCTTCGGCCTCAGCGGCACCGGTAAAACCACCCTCTCGACCGACCCGAAACGGGCGTTGATCGGGGACGACGAGCACGGATGGGACGAAGAGGGGATCTTCAACTTCGAAGGGGGATGTTACGCCAAAGTCATCAACCTCGATCCCGCCAGCGAGCCTGAAATCTATCAGGCAATCCGCCGTAACGCGCTCCTCGAAAACGTCGTATTCGACGAAGACGGAAACGTCCACTACCACGACGGTTCAAAAACGGAAAACACCCGTGTTTCGTATCCGATCGAGCACATCGAAAACCATCAGCCTTCCCTCAAAGCGCCTCATCCCAAAAACATCATTTTCCTCTCCGCCGACGCATTCGGCGTACTGCCCCCGGTCAGCAAATTGACCAAAGAGCAGGCTATGTACTACTTCCTCAGCGGCTATACGGCCAAAGTTGCCGGAACCGAACGGGGCATCACCGAGCCGGTCGCAACGTTCAGCTCGTGCTTCGGGGAAGCGTTCCTTCCTCTGCATCCGACCGTCTATGCGAAACTGCTCGGTGAGAAGATCGACCGCTACGGCGTCAATGTCTACCTCGTCAACACCGGATGGACCGGAGGCGGTTACGGCGTCGGAAAACGGATGAGCATCAAAGACACCCGCGCGTGCATCAACGCCATCCTCGACGGATCGATCCGCGAAAGCGAATTCGACAAGACCAACACGTTCGGTTTTTACATCCCCAAAACCCTGGGAGACATCGATCCGGTGATCCTCAACCCGCGCAACGCGTGGGCGGATAAAGACGCTTACCTCGTACAGCGCGACAAACTTGCTGCCATGTTCATCGAAAACTTCAAAAAATATATCGGAAATGCCGACAGCAATTTCGACTACTCCGCAGCCGGCCCGCAGCTTCCCTAATCTTTTTTCTTTTTAACGTCTTTTCTGCTTTTCTCTTCTGCGAGAAAAGCAGAAAAAAGAGCATACCGTGCTCCAAGAACGCTCGTTCCTCTCGATACTACGCCTTTGAAACGCTCCTAAGTATCGGATCACAGGTATTTTGGTGTCTATTTTTGCGTTCTGCAAAAATCATTTCATGAAAACGCATTGCCCTCGCAACACACCCTGAACCTGTAATAATTAAAGAAGATAAGAAAAAATGGATCGCGGGAAAAGCGGCAGGGCGGAGAAAAAGCCCTGCCGGGAGATTAGCAAGAGTAGGTAGTTTTGAACTCGAACGCCGTAGGACGGGCTTCATAAGGCCACACTTGCGTTTCGAATTTGTAGTGCTGATACGTATCGATAAACAAATCGGTCATAACAGGCTTGAGGAACTCGTTGTCGCGAATCAGCGCTTCGAGTGAACCGCGAAGCGTGTGCGGCATTTGAGGGATCCCTTTTTCGCGGATTTCGTCGAGGCTGAGTTCGAAAAGGTCTTCATCCATCGGTCCTACCGGTACCATTTTGTTTTTGATACCGTCAAGTCCTGCGAGAAGCATCGCGGTGAACGCAAGGTACGGACACGCCGTTGAATCCGGGAAGCGCATTTCGACGCGAACCGCTTTTTCACCCGCACCGTAAGGGACGCGGCAAGAAGCCGAACGGTTCTGGCTCGAATAGGTGAGGATCGAAGGAGCTTCGAATCCGGGGATCAGACGTTTGTACGAGTTGGTTGAAGGGTTTGTAAACGCCGCAACCGCACGCGCGTGGTGGAAGATACCGCCGATGTAGTGGAGCGCCGTTTCGCTCAGGTTGCCGTATCCGCCTTCTCCGTAGAAAAGGTTTTTGCCGTTTTTCCAGATCGACTGGTGAACGTGCATACCGTTACCGTTGTCTCCGTAGAGCGGTTTTGGCATGAACGTAACGGTTTTGCCGTTAAGGTGAGCAACCATTTTGATGACGTATTTGAGTTTCTGGACGTTGTCCGCCGCTTCGACGAGCGTACCGAAAA harbors:
- a CDS encoding type II secretion system protein, translating into MKKRNAFTMIELVFVIVVLGILAAIAIPRLGATRDDAHVSKGRSDVAAIRAGIISERQGRLLTGDTTFIASLDGAAENTEGVTLFNNNGILTYGIVSANRPGHWMKTGANTYTYQAAGGTATFTYTRANGTFSCDRASALCQSLTD
- a CDS encoding type II secretion system protein, which encodes MKRSGFTMIELIFVIVILGILAAVAIPRLAATRDDATQSALLANARTCISDVASVAQATGTVPTDLTTIESCAAANDLAAGTATIAGNTLTITGTIDASVNGAHVVGGQQVTR
- the pckA gene encoding phosphoenolpyruvate carboxykinase (ATP); the protein is MISAEIETLGIKNTGKIFHNLSYDELIEHELANGECHLASNGATMVDTGIFTGRSPKDKYFVDRDPSNKYIAWGDVNKKVDKAVFDELLVVAREQLSNKDLYVTDVFCGSSLSSKRSVRFVSEIAWQSHFVKNMFIRPTEKELEGFSPDFTVLNACKAVNEKWKNHGLNSEVFVLFSVEDNLCIIGGTWYGGEMKKGIFSMMNYWLPLEGKLPMHCSANVGPEGDTCLFFGLSGTGKTTLSTDPKRALIGDDEHGWDEEGIFNFEGGCYAKVINLDPASEPEIYQAIRRNALLENVVFDEDGNVHYHDGSKTENTRVSYPIEHIENHQPSLKAPHPKNIIFLSADAFGVLPPVSKLTKEQAMYYFLSGYTAKVAGTERGITEPVATFSSCFGEAFLPLHPTVYAKLLGEKIDRYGVNVYLVNTGWTGGGYGVGKRMSIKDTRACINAILDGSIRESEFDKTNTFGFYIPKTLGDIDPVILNPRNAWADKDAYLVQRDKLAAMFIENFKKYIGNADSNFDYSAAGPQLP
- the glnA gene encoding type I glutamate--ammonia ligase, with protein sequence MGKFVNSVDEFFSFCKENDVQFVDFRFTDMKGTWHHVTYRMSAVNAGMFENGLPFDGSSIEAWQPINRSDMILKPDAPTAFMDPFTADPTIIVFCDVYDIYKGQMYEKCPRSIAKKALEHLANAGVGDVAYFGPENEFFVFDDVKIRDEANCSYYEVDTEEGVWNDGKSFKDGYNTGHRPRTKGGYFPVAPIDTMVDLRAEMMLVLEQVGLEVVLGHHEVAQGQGEIGIVFGTLVEAADNVQKLKYVIKMVAHLNGKTVTFMPKPLYGDNGNGMHVHQSIWKNGKNLFYGEGGYGNLSETALHYIGGIFHHARAVAAFTNPSTNSYKRLIPGFEAPSILTYSSQNRSASCRVPYGAGEKAVRVEMRFPDSTACPYLAFTAMLLAGLDGIKNKMVPVGPMDEDLFELSLDEIREKGIPQMPHTLRGSLEALIRDNEFLKPVMTDLFIDTYQHYKFETQVWPYEARPTAFEFKTTYSC